One Candidatus Sulfotelmatobacter sp. genomic region harbors:
- a CDS encoding RuBisCO large subunit C-terminal-like domain-containing protein: MAWLTATYLIDSEPERIEARAEALALEQSVECPLAAIGDQRVLDEIVAQVAAIEPVAAGRYRVQVRIATETTGGETAQLINMIFGNCSLWENVQFAGLELPPAFLAQFPGPRHGIAGIRALVGAPERPLISTAIKPQGLPIPELARLVRTFALGGVDIIKDDHGIANQDYSPFAERVRACQAACEAAVQQTGRPSFYAPNLIGSPRALRERARIAREIGARVVLVSPMVIGLPAFVDLIDEYPDFVYLAHPSFGGATRIAPTLLFGRLFRLFGADATIFTNYGGRFPYPVEDCAALARAAREPWGHLRPTLPVPAGGMQLDRVDELIGFYGRDTMLLIGGNLLVARDALLERTREYVAKVEAHGPAGVEQHA, encoded by the coding sequence ATGGCCTGGCTCACCGCCACCTACCTCATCGACTCGGAACCGGAGCGGATCGAAGCGCGCGCCGAAGCGCTGGCGCTCGAACAGAGCGTCGAGTGCCCGCTGGCGGCGATCGGCGACCAGCGCGTGCTCGACGAGATCGTCGCGCAGGTCGCCGCGATCGAGCCGGTCGCCGCGGGACGGTATCGCGTCCAGGTACGCATCGCGACCGAGACCACCGGCGGCGAGACGGCCCAGCTGATCAACATGATCTTCGGCAACTGCTCGCTGTGGGAGAACGTGCAGTTCGCCGGGCTCGAGCTGCCGCCAGCGTTCTTGGCGCAGTTCCCCGGCCCGCGGCACGGCATCGCCGGGATCCGCGCGTTGGTCGGCGCGCCGGAGCGGCCGCTGATCTCGACCGCCATCAAGCCGCAGGGCCTGCCGATCCCCGAGCTGGCGCGCCTGGTGCGCACCTTCGCGTTGGGCGGCGTCGACATCATCAAGGACGACCACGGGATCGCGAACCAGGACTACTCGCCGTTCGCGGAGCGCGTGCGCGCCTGTCAGGCGGCCTGCGAAGCGGCGGTGCAGCAGACGGGGCGCCCGTCGTTCTACGCGCCCAACCTGATCGGCTCGCCGCGCGCGCTGCGCGAGCGCGCGCGGATCGCGCGTGAGATCGGCGCGCGCGTCGTGCTCGTCTCGCCGATGGTGATCGGGCTGCCGGCCTTCGTCGACCTGATCGACGAGTATCCCGACTTCGTCTACCTGGCCCACCCCTCGTTCGGCGGCGCGACGCGCATCGCGCCCACGCTGCTGTTCGGCCGGCTGTTCCGCCTGTTCGGCGCCGACGCGACGATCTTCACCAACTACGGCGGCCGCTTTCCGTACCCGGTCGAGGACTGCGCCGCGCTGGCGCGCGCCGCGCGCGAGCCGTGGGGCCACCTGCGCCCGACGCTCCCCGTTCCGGCCGGCGGGATGCAGCTGGACCGGGTCGACGAGCTGATCGGGTTCTACGGCCGCGACACGATGCTGCTCATCGGCGGCAACCTCTTGGTCGCGCGCGACGCGCTCTTGGAGCGCACGCGCGAGTACGTGGCGAAGGTGGAGGCGCATGGACCTGCGGGCGTCGAGCAACACGCGTAG
- a CDS encoding SDR family oxidoreductase, with protein MRVFVTGASGFIGSAVVQELIGAGHQVLGLTRSDAGAQSLAASGSAVLRGDVNDLDAVRRAAADSDGVIHLAFNHDFSRFAQNCDDDRRVIAALGDALAGSDRRLIVTSGTAIANVPPGQLATEDAPPVPASVFPRAASEEALDAVTARGVNASAMRLPQVHAREAQGLITYLIRIAREKGTVAYVGDGANRWPAAHRLDVARLYRLALEHGTAGTRYNAVAEEGVPARDIAAVIGRRLHAPVVSISADEAPAYFGWMAHLAATDMPASSALTRQRLGWNPTGIGLLDDLEQNAQDLETPLVAS; from the coding sequence ATGCGAGTATTCGTTACCGGAGCCTCCGGCTTCATCGGCTCGGCGGTCGTCCAAGAGCTCATCGGCGCGGGCCATCAGGTGCTCGGCCTCACCCGCTCGGATGCGGGCGCCCAGTCGCTCGCGGCCAGCGGCTCCGCCGTGCTGCGCGGCGACGTCAACGATCTGGACGCGGTGCGGCGGGCCGCCGCCGACTCGGACGGCGTCATCCACTTGGCGTTCAATCACGACTTCTCGCGGTTCGCGCAGAATTGCGACGACGACCGGCGGGTCATCGCGGCGCTCGGCGACGCACTTGCCGGCTCCGACCGCCGGCTGATCGTGACGTCCGGCACGGCCATCGCCAACGTGCCGCCGGGGCAGCTCGCGACGGAAGACGCGCCGCCGGTGCCGGCGTCGGTGTTTCCGCGCGCCGCGTCGGAAGAGGCGCTCGACGCCGTCACGGCGCGCGGCGTGAACGCCTCGGCGATGCGCCTCCCGCAAGTCCACGCGCGCGAAGCGCAAGGGCTGATCACCTACCTCATCCGCATCGCTCGCGAAAAGGGCACCGTCGCGTACGTCGGCGACGGCGCGAACCGTTGGCCCGCCGCCCACCGCCTTGACGTCGCACGGCTCTATCGGCTCGCGCTCGAGCACGGCACCGCCGGCACGCGCTACAACGCGGTCGCCGAGGAAGGCGTGCCGGCGCGCGACATCGCCGCGGTGATCGGCCGGCGATTGCACGCGCCGGTCGTGAGCATCTCGGCCGACGAGGCACCCGCCTACTTCGGTTGGATGGCGCACCTCGCGGCGACCGACATGCCCGCCTCGAGCGCGCTCACGCGGCAGCGCCTGGGCTGGAACCCCACCGGGATCGGGCTCCTCGACGACCTCGAGCAGAACGCCCAGGACCTGGAGACGCCGCTCGTGGCATCCTGA
- a CDS encoding AraC family transcriptional regulator, whose translation MAARYGAHVWERHVHEELVLSISEAGTGVCETRDGAACGGPGTFWIFAPGEAHQGFVEADWQYRGAYLGERSLRELAGAFDAERVRALHVPPGLYRDEQLARLLLDAHRCAESDAPLLTRQSAWSLALGTLFTRYGHPRPRVPDARVSERRLRVAREYLEAHFCEDVAIDDLARLCGLSRFHFMRAFRARYGIAPHAYLVQVRVNRAKRLLAEGRSATEVAFAAGFADQSALTRHFKRAFGVPPGAYARAVAAS comes from the coding sequence TTGGCGGCGCGCTACGGCGCGCACGTCTGGGAACGTCACGTGCACGAGGAGCTGGTGCTCTCGATCAGCGAGGCGGGGACCGGCGTGTGCGAGACCAGGGACGGTGCCGCGTGCGGCGGCCCCGGGACGTTCTGGATCTTCGCGCCCGGCGAGGCGCATCAGGGCTTCGTCGAAGCCGATTGGCAGTATCGCGGCGCCTACCTCGGCGAGCGATCGCTGCGCGAGCTGGCCGGCGCGTTCGACGCCGAACGCGTGCGCGCGCTGCACGTGCCGCCCGGTTTGTATCGCGACGAGCAGTTGGCGCGGCTGCTGCTCGACGCGCACCGCTGCGCCGAGAGCGACGCACCGCTGCTGACGCGGCAATCGGCGTGGTCGCTCGCGCTGGGAACGCTGTTCACCCGCTACGGGCACCCGCGGCCGCGCGTTCCGGACGCGCGGGTGTCGGAGCGCCGCCTGCGCGTCGCGCGCGAGTACCTCGAGGCACACTTCTGCGAGGACGTCGCCATCGACGACCTCGCGCGGCTATGCGGGTTGAGCCGGTTCCACTTCATGCGCGCGTTTCGCGCGCGGTACGGCATCGCGCCGCACGCCTATCTCGTGCAAGTGCGCGTCAACCGCGCGAAGCGGCTGCTGGCCGAGGGACGGTCGGCCACCGAGGTCGCTTTCGCGGCCGGCTTCGCCGACCAGAGCGCGCTCACGCGCCACTTCAAACGCGCCTTCGGCGTCCCGCCCGGTGCGTACGCGCGCGCGGTCGCCGCGAGCTGA